GCGGCCGGGGCGGCCGCGGCGAGTTCCGCTTCCCGGTCCCGGAGGGCGGTCTCGATGTCCTTCTTGAGGAGGTTCGCCTCCCGGCCGGCCGCCGGGCGCTCCTCCGGGGGGAGGGCGCCGAGGCCCTTCAGCAGGCGGGTGAGCTCTCCCTTCCGCCCGAGGTAGCGGACGCGGACGGCTTCGAGGTCTTCCGGGGTGCGGGCGTCCTGGACGGCGGCGAGGGCGGCCCGGCGTATCTCACCCAGGCGTTCACGCATCTTTGGCCATGCCGGCCAGGGTGGAGAAGGCGGTGGCATCCGTGACGGCGAGATCGGCCAGGATCTTGCGGTCGATGCGGACCCCCGCCTTGTTCAGCCCCCCGATGAAGCGGCTGTAGGACAGGTCGTTGGCGCGGCAGGCCGCGTTGATCCGCACGATCCAGAGGCGGCGGAAGTTGCGTTTCTTGGCCCGCCGGTCGCGGTAGGCGTAGCAGAGACCCTTCTCCACGGTCTCCTTGGCCTGCTTGAAACACCGGCGGCGGGCCCCCCGGTTCCCCTTGGCCATCAAAAGGATCTTGCGCCGACGGCGGCGGGCCTTGAAACCTCTCTTCACTCGTGGCATGACGTGTGGACTCCTTGATCGATG
The window above is part of the Dissulfurirhabdus thermomarina genome. Proteins encoded here:
- the rplT gene encoding 50S ribosomal protein L20 — its product is MPRVKRGFKARRRRRKILLMAKGNRGARRRCFKQAKETVEKGLCYAYRDRRAKKRNFRRLWIVRINAACRANDLSYSRFIGGLNKAGVRIDRKILADLAVTDATAFSTLAGMAKDA